A region from the Curtobacterium sp. MCBA15_012 genome encodes:
- a CDS encoding SGNH/GDSL hydrolase family protein, translating to MHTKFAVVGDSFAEGVGDDWSDGSPRGWADLVAGGLSAATDEQVTYANLAVRGKLLTPILDEQLPAALRLAPDLLSISGGNNDIIRPKVSIAANAGRIAAGLDAAVAAGADVLFVTVADMTQHLPLGRLIRRRGDEYADHIRSWADRPHVTVVDNWSDPVFHDIALWAPDRLHLNTLGHRRVAANVLAALGVDVPDWDDTTTLAARASTIEHLRVHVLPWVGRRLTGRSSGDGREPKSATLGPVRR from the coding sequence ATGCACACGAAGTTCGCGGTGGTCGGCGACAGCTTCGCCGAAGGGGTCGGCGACGACTGGTCCGACGGTTCGCCCCGAGGGTGGGCCGACCTCGTCGCCGGAGGGCTCTCAGCAGCCACCGACGAGCAGGTGACCTACGCGAACCTCGCGGTCCGCGGCAAGCTCCTCACGCCCATCCTCGACGAACAGCTCCCGGCAGCACTGCGCCTCGCGCCGGACCTGCTCAGCATCAGCGGCGGCAACAACGACATCATCCGCCCGAAGGTGTCGATCGCCGCGAACGCGGGACGGATCGCGGCCGGCCTGGACGCCGCCGTGGCCGCGGGAGCCGACGTCCTCTTCGTCACGGTCGCCGACATGACCCAGCACCTCCCCCTCGGACGGCTCATCCGCCGACGAGGCGACGAGTACGCGGACCACATCCGCAGCTGGGCGGACCGACCGCACGTCACCGTCGTGGACAACTGGTCGGACCCGGTCTTCCACGACATCGCGCTGTGGGCACCGGACCGCCTCCACCTGAACACACTCGGGCACCGGCGGGTCGCGGCCAACGTCCTCGCGGCGCTCGGCGTCGACGTCCCGGACTGGGACGACACGACGACGCTCGCGGCGCGCGCGTCCACGATCGAACACCTCCGCGTCCACGTCCTCCCCTGGGTCGGCCGGCGCCTGACCGGACGGTCGTCCGGCGACGGACGCGAACCGAAGAGCGCGACGCTCGGTCCGGTCCGGCGGTAG
- a CDS encoding LysR family transcriptional regulator, protein MARVANDITLQQLRYFIEVASEGSISAAADLLYVSQPTMSAAMKDLETRIGRPLFTRSARGVVLTVDGVEFLGYARQVVEQVSLLEQRYVGRQASRRLLGVSAQHYSFAVEAFVRMVEAAAADEYEFSLRETRTWDIIEDVRTLRSEVGILYRNDFNRQVLGKLMRDAGVVFTPLFVAQPHIFVARRNPLASQDRATLDDLADLPRLTFDQGANNSFYLAEEILSTMSSKREIRVADRATIFNLMIGLGGYTISTGLISDDLDPEIVAIPLDVDERIEIGWIAHASVPLTVQAQTYLDELRAVVVSYGVEPLG, encoded by the coding sequence ATGGCTCGGGTCGCGAACGACATCACCCTGCAGCAGCTGCGGTACTTCATCGAGGTCGCCTCGGAGGGCTCGATCAGCGCGGCCGCCGACCTGCTCTACGTGTCGCAGCCGACGATGTCCGCAGCGATGAAGGACCTCGAGACGCGGATCGGGCGCCCCCTGTTCACCCGGTCGGCCCGGGGCGTGGTGCTCACCGTCGACGGGGTCGAGTTCCTCGGGTACGCCCGGCAGGTCGTCGAACAGGTCTCCCTGCTCGAGCAGCGCTACGTCGGACGGCAGGCCTCGCGGCGGCTGCTCGGGGTCTCCGCGCAGCACTACTCCTTCGCCGTGGAGGCCTTCGTCCGCATGGTCGAGGCGGCGGCCGCGGACGAGTACGAGTTCTCGCTCCGGGAGACCCGCACGTGGGACATCATCGAGGACGTCCGGACCCTGCGGAGCGAGGTCGGGATCCTGTACCGCAACGACTTCAACCGGCAGGTGCTCGGCAAGCTCATGCGGGACGCCGGGGTCGTGTTCACGCCGCTGTTCGTCGCGCAGCCGCACATCTTCGTCGCGCGGCGCAACCCGCTCGCCTCGCAGGATCGGGCCACGCTCGACGACCTCGCCGACCTGCCCCGCTTGACCTTCGACCAGGGCGCCAACAACTCCTTCTACCTGGCGGAGGAGATCCTGTCGACGATGTCGAGCAAGCGCGAGATCCGCGTCGCGGACCGGGCGACGATCTTCAACCTCATGATCGGCCTCGGCGGGTACACGATCTCGACGGGGCTGATCAGCGACGACCTGGACCCGGAGATCGTCGCGATCCCGCTCGACGTCGACGAGCGCATCGAGATCGGGTGGATCGCGCACGCGTCGGTGCCGCTCACCGTGCAGGCGCAGACGTACCTGGACGAGCTGCGCGCGGTGGTCGTCAGCTACGGGGTGGAGCCGCTGGGCTAG
- a CDS encoding nuclear transport factor 2 family protein, whose amino-acid sequence MQPTTKHPTRRRAALVSGTALVTGALLAGLSAPVTASASAAAGTATAATNTVADGGTTASRYDTATEHRNRCAVRTLLTRTFADPTSPAARRLAQALVAPDAVTHTSGAAAGPAGVLAEFAADRTRVPGAQAVVKHIAADGDLVAVHWQVAPDVRDERRGDAAVDLFRLRDGRVVEHWSLDQPIATGTPASGNTNTMFSDLYRPARPAPAPSERQEERNRTFAVSAYDTLFRDHDVSVLDRDFDPAYLQHNPIAPNGTAALKQLFGSGAQFPAQQSVISLADGDIVWTFSQPVGAAPDAPLLAADLFRVDGGLIREHWDVVPTS is encoded by the coding sequence ATGCAGCCCACGACGAAGCACCCCACCCGCCGCCGCGCCGCCCTCGTGAGCGGTACGGCCCTGGTCACCGGCGCCCTGCTCGCCGGACTCAGCGCCCCCGTCACCGCCAGCGCGAGCGCGGCAGCCGGCACCGCGACCGCCGCCACGAACACCGTCGCCGACGGCGGGACCACCGCCTCGCGGTACGACACCGCGACCGAGCACCGCAACCGCTGCGCCGTCCGTACGCTCCTGACGCGGACCTTCGCGGACCCGACCAGCCCGGCCGCACGGCGCCTGGCGCAGGCGCTCGTCGCCCCGGACGCGGTCACGCACACGAGCGGGGCTGCTGCCGGGCCCGCCGGTGTCCTGGCCGAGTTCGCCGCCGACCGCACCCGCGTCCCCGGCGCCCAGGCCGTCGTGAAGCACATCGCCGCCGACGGCGACCTGGTCGCCGTGCACTGGCAGGTCGCCCCGGACGTCCGTGACGAGCGTCGCGGAGACGCCGCGGTCGACCTGTTCCGACTGCGCGACGGCCGGGTCGTCGAGCACTGGTCCCTCGACCAGCCGATCGCCACCGGCACCCCGGCGAGCGGCAACACGAACACCATGTTCAGCGACCTGTACCGCCCCGCGCGGCCGGCCCCGGCGCCGTCCGAGCGCCAGGAGGAGCGCAACCGCACCTTCGCGGTGTCCGCCTACGACACCCTGTTCCGCGACCACGACGTGTCCGTGCTCGACCGCGACTTCGACCCCGCGTACCTGCAGCACAACCCCATCGCACCGAACGGCACCGCCGCACTGAAGCAGCTGTTCGGCAGCGGCGCGCAGTTCCCCGCGCAGCAGTCCGTCATCTCACTCGCGGACGGTGACATCGTGTGGACGTTCTCGCAGCCGGTCGGCGCGGCACCGGACGCCCCGCTGCTCGCGGCCGACCTGTTCCGCGTCGACGGCGGTCTGATCCGCGAGCACTGGGACGTCGTCCCGACGAGCTGA